The following are encoded together in the Adhaeribacter arboris genome:
- a CDS encoding GNAT family N-acetyltransferase: MLLTKVCKSFPDLTPFELYNILRLRSEVFVVEQNCVFLDMDNKDQTCHHLMIYQSNQLAACARLLAPGSYYDQMSIGRIVTSPAARGTGLGKELVATAIEACFILFGVGPIKIGAQLYAKAFYERFGFVQTSELYDEDGIDHIHMTKAENQNS, translated from the coding sequence ATGCTGCTTACTAAAGTTTGTAAATCTTTTCCCGACTTAACACCATTTGAACTATATAATATACTACGATTAAGAAGCGAAGTATTTGTAGTGGAGCAAAATTGTGTATTCTTGGATATGGATAATAAAGATCAGACTTGTCATCACCTGATGATTTACCAAAGTAACCAATTAGCCGCTTGCGCCCGTTTGCTGGCCCCCGGTTCCTACTACGACCAGATGTCTATTGGCCGGATTGTAACGAGTCCGGCTGCCCGCGGTACTGGCTTAGGAAAAGAATTAGTTGCCACTGCAATTGAAGCTTGTTTTATTCTATTTGGAGTTGGCCCGATAAAAATTGGCGCGCAGTTGTACGCGAAAGCTTTTTACGAAAGATTTGGGTTTGTTCAAACCAGCGAACTATATGACGAAGACGGCATTGACCATA